A single genomic interval of Coccidioides posadasii str. Silveira chromosome 1, complete sequence harbors:
- a CDS encoding uncharacterized protein (EggNog:ENOG410PI83~COG:T,Z) → MGLGMELEVSHSLGNEDQFWDELHRVVDAQCDSHAAIDNVLRAYLELTTRYKDDLLHFGHNLSRCSEILLTSELFSGNAEYIRRQIIYSLLQEDDPSALYVIVLLLLVDGRHDEIAFEMMNSEGAFVRLLELIQSRRRRTGDHEAGLHRLLMDLFYEMSRIQRIKIEDLLLVDDEFIKVLFSIIEEVSNDVDDPYHYPVIKVLLVLNEQFMVSTHDAPAEHPSLVPPTNKVIKVLSMYGGVYKTFGENIILLLNRENETSLQLLTLKLLYLLFTTPSTYEYFYTNDLRVLVDILIRNLLDLPEEASALRHTYLRVLYPLLTHTQLKNPPYYKRDELRRLFAILIRDQIAGYEDEYEKILHFDEVDETTKRLVLRCAQVDWLIEHEERLPVKGLPSVGICNEAQETHSEAKTEATADETLYPDRTCVATNLPKESSAETLSPVDRMQAQSPSTGLEPSRASSVSMAEIATQREKPGVMMPRKSAAVQTLPKKKPEPPKARGWRGRRGREEEEHKETNMSPGPTHLREKRSIIRRTASECQPTSHTITIDAPSPPSTSTTSEADLTIPVSKPRAHHSSLHPPAVPPPRRSSHSVPPPVACDVHHHSPIPPTPPHHHHNHSHPQTQVSSKTGLQKPEPPKTRRWRAHLHARLAVDERSRCGTPQSDGDDTSNFSRESSISNVSRPGEPDHAALDGIAEIEKTV, encoded by the exons ATGGGTTTGGGAATGGAACTTGAAGTTTCGCACAGTTTGGGAAATGAGGATCAATTCTGGGACG AACTGCACCGCGTTGTTGACGCGCAATGCGACTCCCATGCGGCGATCGACAACGTTCTTCGAGCATACCTCGAGTTGACAACGAGATATAAAG ATGACCTCCTCCATTTCGGGCACAACCTCTCCCGATGCTCTGAGATTTTGCTCACCTCAGAGCTATTCTCCGGAAATGCAGAATATATACGACGGCAGATAATATACAGCTTGCTTCAG GAAGATGACCCGAGCGCTCTCTATGTTATCGTGTTGCTCCTCCTTGTCGATGGCCGCCACGATGAAATTGCATTTGAAATGATGAATAGCGAAGGGGCCTTCGTACGGCTATTGGAGCTTATACAGTCGCGGCGACGCAGAACCGGTGATCATGAAGCTGGTCTTCATCGATTATTGATGGATCTGTTTTATGAGATGTCGAGAATTCAGAGGATTAAGATTGAAGACCTGC TTCTTGTAGATGATGAGTTCATAAAGGTTTTGTTTAGCATAATTGAGGAGGTTTCAAATGATGTGGACGACCCATATCATTACCCAGTCATCAAAGTTTTG TTGGTACTCAATGAGCAGTTCATGGTCTCTACTCATGATGCTCCTGCAGAACACCCTTCGCTCGTCCCACCTACAAACAAAGTTATCAAGGTCTTGTCAATGTACGGGGGCGTTTACAAGACTTTTGGTGAAAATATAATACTTCTTTTAAATCGTGAAA ATGAGACATCTCTTCAACTTCTCACGCTCAAGCTCCTATATCTACTCTTCACAACACCTTCTACTTATGAATATTTTTATACTAACGACCTCCGAGTTCTCGTTGATATATTAATTCGTAACTTGTTAGACCTTCCGGAAGAGGCCTCTGCTCTTCGTCATACATATCTTCGTGTTCTCTACCCGTTGCTAACCCATACTCAATTGAAAAATCCTCCGTATTATAAGCGCGATGAGCTAAGAAGACTGTTTGCTATCCTTATTAGGGATCAGATTGCTGGCTATGAAGACGAGTACGAAAAGATCCTTCACTTTGATGAAGTTGATGAAACAACTAAGAGATTGGTACTGCGTTGCGCGCAAGTTGATTGGCTAATCGAACACGAAGAACGGTTACCAGTAAAAGGGTTGCCATCTGTTGGTATCTGTAATGAGGCGCAAGAGACCCATTCAGAAGCAAAAACCGAGGCCACAGCTGACGAGACACTGTACCCGGACCGAACATGTGTTGCGACGAATCTTCCTAAAGAGAGCTCCGCGGAGACTCTATCTCCCGTGGACCGAATGCAGGCTCAATCCCCTAGCACGGGCCTTGAGCCATCGCGTGCTTCGTCTGTGAGCATGGCAGAGATCGCCACGCAAAGAGAGAAGCCCGGAGTCATGATGCCAAGGAAAAGCGCCGCTGTTCAGACACTACCAAAGAAAAAGCCAGAGCCGCCAAAGGCACGGGGATGGCGAGGTCGTAGAGGACGGGAGGAGGAAGAACATAAGGAGACAAATATGTCACCGGGGCCAACTCACCTTCGCGAGAAACGGTCAATTATTCGTCGGACAGCGTCCGAATGTCAGCCTACTTCTCATACCATCACCATTGATGCGCCGTCTCCACCCTCAACTAGTACAACGTCGGAAGCCGACCTGACAATACCTGTCTCCAAACCCCGTGCTCACCATTCTTCTCTCCACCCACCCGCCGTGCCGCCACCACGTCGATCATCCCACTCGGTTCCCCCTCCTGTAGCGTGCGACGTTCACCACCACTCCCCTATTCCTCCGACCCCACcccatcatcatcacaaCCATTCTCATCCTCAAACACAGGTCTCCAGCAAGACTGGTCTACAAAAACCGGAGCCTCCAAAGACCCGTCGTTGGCGCGCTCATCTGCATGCCCGTTTAGCTGTTGATGAGAGGAGTAGATGTGGAACCCCGCAGAGTGATGGAGATGATACCAGTAATTTTTCGCGTGAGTCGTCTATTTCGAATGTCTCTAGACCTGGAGAGCCTGATCATGCTGCCCTAGATGGGATCGCAGAGATAGAGAAAACTGTCTAG